From the genome of Aspergillus oryzae RIB40 DNA, chromosome 4:
AGTTCTGATCGACagctgatggagaagctgTATAAAGAGAGCTACTTCCATGATCAGTAGCTGTTTGTACTTCCCATAAATGAATGACAATTCTGCATAGAACAATagctctctctctctctctctctctctctctgttaTGACCTGAGCAGGACGCTAGTCCGCAAGCGGAAAGACCAGGAGACGGCCCGAacttttctccctttccgGTTCGTTTTCTCCATACGTTCCCCACGACTTTGACACTTCTCTCGCTTACTTAGTGGAAACGGAATACTTCTACTATTTTACCTATTGACACCCACATGGCGAATGCATAAATTATCAAAGATGTTGAGAAATAATGTGAATTAGGCAGGTCCTCGCGTTGTTATGAGAACCTCGGTGGGTCCAGCCAATCAAGGTGATCTAAACCAGATCTTCGGAACGTCGGAAACTCGGAAAAGTCCAGTCCTTACTTTCAACTTGCCGATATAAGTTATGGCTCTGTTATTCCTTCGCGGCTGCCCGAGGCTGGCTCGCCGTCTTAACATTTGACATATAAGTCCATAATATGTCGGATCCCGAACGCCAGCAAGATGGATGCCTTGACGTCTCCCTGGACACAGGTGGAACAACACATTCCACCAATACAGATCCACATTGTGTGGGGAATTGTCAACTTTGGTCAATAGCTGCCGGATTGAGGTCGACGGATGTTACGATGCACAAAATAAACAGGTATGTATCGTTTATAATCATGTCTTACAGATCTCGGAGTTAATGGTCGACTGCCAACGACAGTCTCATCTCTAGCTCAATAGGTCAGGACGCCGCTCTCGGCTCCGTTGAATATCTATCGCACGCCTTACATTACTTTCTCCTTTCGAGAATCTGGAGAAAAATCAAGGCTCGCCTACATGCTCTGCTGAGAGTGATGCAGAGACATAGAACTACTCCATGCCACGGTCAATCCACACATACGCAAATCAAGACGCCTGCATGGTCACCGCTACTGTCACTTTCATCTTTGATGTTCGACACTCGTTGCACTCTACGTCTATTGGGATTGTTCTCGATATGGACCTGGGGCTCTGAAACCGCAAAGGCTCCACCGGCGGATCGAATTGTCCGAGAACTAACACGACTTCAGTTGGTGGCGACCACAGTGTACCAATTTTTAGAGAATGTCGCTTTTCTCATGACAAAAAACGTTTTACCGGAGAAGCTATGGAAGCGATTCGATAGTGAGAAGCTGTATGCTTGGagtcttctttccctgtgTGTGCATATGATGCTCCAGTTAGGTAAGCTTTGGCGGGAGAGTGTGCTTAGAAAGAGGGCCGACCAGAAGGCAGTGGCATCCACCAATGGTAAGATAAAGATGATTGACAAGGAGGTGGAAAGTGCGAGTGAGGCCGACGACAATGATACGGAAACATCCGCGCGGCGAGAGGAAGTCCATGCCGCGAGGAAGAGCTTGGTGTCAAGCGTGACTTGGGGAGCATTATGTGCGCACTGGGGGATGCCTGCTGGGATTGGGATTCCCGAACCCTTCATAGGGGCGTTGAGCTTTGTTGCAGATGCTTGGGAGCTCAGGGATACATGGATTTCAATTGAAGTTCCATAAATTCGATGTCCCAGTGGCTTCGGTGCTGGGTCATTTTGAGGGCACCACGTACTCTTGGATGGCCTCGCTCACATTGTACGTGATATACATATCCAACAACCTTTTTCGTCTTCCGAccattcttctgccttctccaTGTCGCAAAGCAAGTCCGTAACCAGAGATATGGATCGGGTCTCATGACCTCACCGTCTTAAGTTGCCAATGACGTATCACTTTCCCATATTCTCCCGTTCAACAAAACTTCTGCATTTCAATCAACACTCTTTCGCTGGTGGACTTCTACAAAAGCCACACTTGCGGCATTGCAATCATGACATTGAGAGTTCTTGCCATCTCTCTGCACCTCCAACCATGGTTTGGCGAGAGTTATGCCCCGCTTCTCAAGGCCCTCGCGTCAAAAGCGGACTTTCAGCGAGCCGAAAACCCAACTCGGCCATTGAGCTTTTGGCACAACGTCCAGAACCGTCGGCCATCCTCGTCACGGACGAAGTGTTGACCCTCCCGGAGAACAGGGCGGTCTGGAAAGCAGTTCTAGAGTATGTCCGTCGCGGGGGCACGGCCGTGATCATGGGCCACTTTCCTTCGTTCGTTCGACCGAACCACCTGAAACCATTTTTCTCCCAGGCAGGTCTCAACTGGGAATCTGGATCCTACCAGAGAACAACCCTGGCATTAAACCCAGCCGCGGTTAGTGTCGCCAATGCCGAGAAGCTGCCACAAAGATACAGTCAGAAGGCTGTGTTCGTGAAGAACGTCGCACCAGGTGATATGTGGTACAAAACTGATGATGACTCGGTGGTTCAGTCGATGGTCTTCCCGGCAACGAAGGTGAACATAGCTGGAGAGACAGCCGTGGCGCTGGCCAAAGTCGGTACGGGAAAGCTAGGATATGTCGGCGACGTGAATGCAGAGGAAGGTTCGAATGCGGTGGTTCTTGCAATGTGTGGATTGCTGTAGCAAACGGTTATAGAGTATTTTTAGGGTCACATGACTACTGTGTATGAGAATCTGGACCATGTCTACTCAGTTACTCGTCGTCTGTTCATAAATACTTCCCCTTTCGTATCCGTGTCGGCGCTTCTTGTTCAGGAGAGAAACGTAAGCCAATTTTACAAGGAATGGGAAATTCAATTGCTGCGAATCGTATCGGGTGATAGATCCTATCAGGGCAGGTGGCAAGTCTCGCAATTACAAATCTCAGATAAATCTCAGATAAACTAGGAGTACGATCTTAAGACCTACAAGCCCGTTTCGATTACCATTTCAAGATAAGCATCCCGATAGTGGTGAGTAACTCGAAGTCGTGCTATTAGAAGTGTCATTCCGCCACCGAGATACGGAGTAGTGGGGAAGATTATGCCTTCGCGTGGACCTTCCGTGCCCTAAGACCTTCGCCTCTGGACTCTTGGACTACGGGGAAGAAGACCCACTCTGGTCATCGAGATAAGATAGTAAGAACTTCTGCTCCGTACGATAACCGTTCTTAACCCCGCCTTCTTTTTTCACAGCCGGGATACCGAATGCTGACTGGTCAGAGGTGTTATCTCCTGCTGAGTAACAAGGAAGAACAAAATCGCTATCTGCGCCGTGCaccatgtatatatatcgcaATACCCACCATGGGATTATCGGTAGAATACAGAACAGACCGCGTGGACCTTCCATTGACTCGAGAAGAACCCCATGGGGAACAGACCCACCCTTCACCTCTTCGGACACGAGCTTAGCGTCGAGATATTACGGGACTCACCCGAAACCCCGATCCCATGTATATAAACGCCCACCCAGGTAGCAAAAGATTTtggtgtctttctcctctacGTACAACGCTTTCATGATGACCGACACCAAGACGGCTGTTCCTCCTTCGGAAGAGGGTCCTCCGCCCACCTCACCAACACATATCACCGATCAGAGTCAAGGAGTCAGCATGGATGCCGTCCCGCTATGGAAACGTGTATGGCGGCACAGTTTGACCCAGATGATGCTTTTGAGCGTCCAGGCGTTTTGTGGTCCAGCCATGTCTGACGCGATTACCGGTGAGACTTTCATACCATCATCATATGTCAACCAGGCTGGTATAGTCGGAATGTGGCGCTAATTGATTCCAGGcctcggtggtggtggcctTGCAACTCCTCAGGTGTCAAATATTTCGACCGCGATCAGATATGCCACGCTGGCTGCCGGTATGTGTTTCCGCTACCAACAAGGACGTTAAGCGCGCTAATCGGCGGATACTCTTTCAAGTTTGCTTCTTGGGCGGCCCCATAGTGAACAAAATCGGCGTCAAGTGGGCCCTGGTCATCGGCTCAATGTCCTTCCCTATCCAAGGGTCTGCATACTACTGCAACAGCAAGTTTGGAAACCAGTGGGTGAGTGCGAGGATCTTTTGAACATGCCTACCTGCCGGATCTACGCAACTTGGCCTGCAATTTGAAAGTACGCAATGCCTGACAAAAGCCATTTTCTGTAGTACCTCATTCTCAGCGGTGCTATTGGCGGTATCGGGACCGCTTGCTGGTATGTCGCGGAGGCTGGAGCCATTATGACGCTTGCTCCGTCCGGTGCTCGTGGAAAGTATCTAGCTCTGTGGATTGTCTCGCGAAATCTCGGACAGTTAGTCGGAGGTGCAATTAAGTAAGTGTCTCAGAAGCCTACACGAAAGGCGTGCATGATGGATAAATCCTGACTGAAGCTCACTCTTCTTAAAGTCTAGCAAAGAACCATGAGAAAGGTGCCGATGGTGGAGTCACCCCTGATACTTTCATTGCCTTTGTGATCATTGAGTGCCTCGCGTGAGTGTACTCTTCCTCTGAACAACCTCGATGGCAGAAACTAAACTATGCTTATTGCAGTCTTCCATTCGCATTGTTAATCACGCCCTTTGAGCGCGTTATCCGATCTGATGGCACCCATATCGTTACTTCAGAGACGCTTTCGACCAAAGAGGAGCTTAGGCGCATTGCAAAGACCATAACCTCCAGGCTCATTGTGCTTTCATCCCTTTGGGCATTATGGTCATTTTTCTACACGTGGGTTACATCGTACACTTATATCCATGAAAAAGACCATGGAACGCTAACTGAATTGGCAGTGGTACTTGGACTACCTACTTAGGAACCTATTTCTCTGTCCGGGCCCGTGCTCTATCGTCTCTgatttctcctttcttctgcaTGTAAGTCCAAGATATAATCTCTTGTTCGTGATCGACATTAATTAGTCTCTTTCCTCACCAGAATCGGCTGCTTTGGTCTCGGTTATATCCTTGACATGAAGGGTCTCAGCCAACGCCGCCGTGCGCAGATCGGTCTCTACACcgtcgtcatcctcaacGTTGGTGTATATATCTGGTCTATCATCATGCAAACCAAGTTCAACCGCCATGATCCTGGCCACATCGACTGGGATGACAGACTGTATGCTTCATCCTTCCTGCCGTATTTCTTCGTCCAGACCACAGGTCCGTTGTCACAGTCGTACATGTATTGGCTTCTGTCATCTTTTGCAACAGATGCGCAAGGTGAGCACTGAAACAGATCTTGGTTGGGGATCACCAAGCAGTTGTTCATATGCTAATTCCCCATCAGAGAACGTTCGTAATGGTGCAGCATTCAGATGCATCGAAGCTATCGGTCAAGCAATTGCCTACGGCATGAATACTCAAACCACGAGTGACCCTCTCACAGGATTGTATGTTTCTCGCTGCAATTATATATCATCCTATCGACGAGATGCTGACTGACTTAGTTGCGTGACGTTCGCCCTCCTCGGAGCCTCTTTGCTCCCCATGATTATGCTTGTGAACACGACACCGGATCGCATCCCTGCTGATGTGATTGCTGAGCAGCAGGATGTTGCTCGGGACAAGCTTGAGAGTGCTTAATTTAGCCAGGACGTTATGATCCTGATTAGTGTGTAACGGCGGGTGTTAGATAGTACCTATTATGAATATTCCATATACAGCTCCTCATCAAAATATTAGAGACCGTATCTCACTACTACCGTCATTCTTGAGCATTGTTGATTGAAATGTGCGTATATAGTTGCTGTCAGTGCTAGTCATAACAAGGAGCAAAGATGGGAGAGTCTGTGCGATTTCATCTCCGATATGGGTGAACGAACTACTGTTAGAGATATTTGTCACTGAGTGCGGAGCTACTAGCTAGAAGGAAGACTTTTACTCGGAGTAGGTTTCCCGGGTTATGTTCACGATTGATTTAGACAGAATAGTCTATAAAAGATTGATATCTATGTTAAGCAATAAAACAAAGTCACAGAGAATCCTAGGGCGGGA
Proteins encoded in this window:
- a CDS encoding uncharacterized protein (predicted protein), whose protein sequence is MSDPERQQDGCLDVSLDTGGTTHSTNTDPHCVGNCQLWSIAAGLRSTDVTMHKINSLISSSIGQDAALGSVEYLSHALHYFLLSRIWRKIKARLHALLRVMQRHRTTPCHGQSTHTQIKTPAWSPLLSLSSLMFDTRCTLRLLGLFSIWTWGSETAKAPPADRIVRELTRLQLVATTVYQFLENVAFLMTKNVLPEKLWKRFDSEKLYAWSLLSLCVHMMLQLGKLWRESVLRKRADQKAVASTNGKIKMIDKEVESASEADDNDTETSARREEVHAARKSLVSSVTWGALCAHWGMPAGIGIPEPFIGALSFVADAWELRDTWISIEVP
- a CDS encoding uncharacterized protein (predicted protein) is translated as MTLAPSGARGKYLALWIVSRNLGQLVGGAINLAKNHEKGADGGVTPDTFIAFVIIECLALPFALLITPFERVIRSDGTHIVTSETLSTKEELRRIAKTITSRLIVLSSLWALWSFFYTGTWTTYLGTYFSVRARALSSLISPFFCIIGCFGLGYILDMKGLSQRRRAQIGLYTVVILNVGVYIWSIIMQTKFNRHDPGHIDWDDRLYASSFLPYFFVQTTGPLSQSYMYWLLSSFATDAQENVRNGAAFRCIEAIGQAIAYGMNTQTTSDPLTGFCVTFALLGASLLPMIMLVNTTPDRIPADVIAEQQDVARDKLESA
- a CDS encoding uncharacterized protein (predicted protein) is translated as MTDTKTAVPPSEEGPPPTSPTHITDQSQGVSMDAVPLWKRVWRHSLTQMMLLSVQAFCGPAMSDAITGLGGGGLATPQVSNISTAIRYATLAAVCFLGGPIVNKIGVKWALVIGSMSFPIQGSAYYCNSKFGNQWVSARIF
- a CDS encoding uncharacterized protein (predicted protein) yields the protein MVWRELCPASQGPRVKSGLSASRKPNSAIELLAQRPEPSAILVTDEVLTLPENRAVWKAVLEYVRRGGTAVIMGHFPSFVRPNHLKPFFSQAGLNWESGSYQRTTLALNPAAVSVANAEKLPQRYSQKAVFVKNVAPGDMWYKTDDDSVVQSMVFPATKVNIAGETAVALAKVGTGKLGYVGDVNAEEVTRRLFINTSPFVSVSALLVQERNINLR